The genomic interval atgtttgtgtgttttgttgtgCCAGTCCAATTCACCCTAGAGACTTGGGTTTTTCTAGCCCATGTGGGATGTGGGCTAAAACGCACTTCTACTAGGTACTTCAAACAACCAGTGGGACAAAAATTCAGACCCTGCACTTTTCctacctgtttttcttcttccacaaGACAAAAGTGACCACAGCTCCAGTGACAACAGCTCCAAGGAGAATTACACCAGCAACAATTCCCAAGATGGGGATGGTGGCCTGAGGGGGTGGctctgggaggggaagggaagttAGATGAGGGGATCTGGTCCCCTGCTCTCAGTCTCTACCCTGCTGAGGGTCTCCAGAAAGCCTTCTGCTTTCCTGACAATAGGCTCTGTGCCCTCATCCCCTCCTTACCCCATCTCAGGATGAGTGGCTCAGGCAGCCCCTTATGATGCACATGGCATGTGTATCTCTGCTCCTCTCCAGCAGGCACCACCACAGCAGCCCATTTCTGAAAGGTTCCATCCCCTGCAGGCCTGGTCTCCACAAGTTCCATGTCCTGGGTCTGGTCCTCTCCATCCTGATGCCAAGTCAGGGTGATCTCCTTAGGGTAGAAGCCCAGGGCCCAGCATCTCAGAGTGACATCCCCTTCAGGGATAGGGTGGTGAGTCACATGAGTCTCCGGGGGATCTGAGAGAAAGAACAGGGAAATTCAGACATTTTGGCATTTCCTCTTGGGCCACTGAAGCGGTGCTCACATGGCCATCACAATACCATCATGAGTAATGAACAACATAATTCAGGTGGGGGAGAGAGCACAAAACCTAGACACAAGCCAGGATACAGACCTCTGACACAATCTATTCCTTGGAAAGTTCTAAAATCAGATTGAAACAACCCAGTGGAAGAGGCTTCAGATCCTTCAGAGGGACTTCAGAATCTGATCTTGATAGAGGTTGGGACACGTGGAAAAGCTGGAGTCAGACCTCCCAGGCACTAGGCTGAAGTAGAACTGACTGTCCTGGATGCCAAGACTGGTGACAGGGACCTGGGGTCAGGTATTTACTGTCTTTCCCAccagccagggagagagagagcagattCCTTACTTGTCCTCAGAGAAAGCAGCCTTCAGTTCCTCTCTAGTACAGAACTGGGGAATCCAGGCCCACACCCTCCCCTCTGGACTATGAGCAGGGTGGTGTTCTACAGTGGGCGccattctcctcccctcctcctgggaACTGCTAGAGACATCTACAGGAGATGGGGCAGGTGTTCAGCAGCTGCTCATACCTGTGCGCTGCAGggactccttccctttctccaggTAGCCTGCAAGACACTTCAAGCAATCTCCTTCCAGGTAGGCCCTTAAGCTCTGTGCAACACCAGCCGCTTCCCACTTCCGCTGGGTGATCTGAGCCGCCTTGTCTGCCGCGGTCCAGGAGCGCAGGTCGTCATTCAGGGCGATGTAATCCGCGCCATCATAGGCATACTGACTGTACCCGCGGGGAGGCGCCCATCTGTCCCCATGTCGCAGCCATATATCCTCTGGTAGGTGTGAGAGCCTGTGCCCGCCCTGCTGTCAGCCATGGTCCCGACCTGCCCACCCCGCGGGTTTTTGTCCTAAACtgaaattgaaaccggttacagtCCCCAAGGGCGCATTCTGGGTCAAGTCTCCGCGGGTCCCTCAGACTTGGGGTGAAGCTTAGCCCGGGAATCCCTGACTTCTTGGGACCATCTGTGAGGGACTTGAGGGGTCACGATGTCCCACATGGACCCAAGTCACTCACCGCCCGCGCTCTGGTTGTAGTAGCCTGGCAGGTTGTTGAGGCTCACTAGGTCACTCTGTGCATTGTCCTTGGCGGTCTGTGTCTCCCGTTCCCAATACTTGGGTACCACCTTCTCCATCCACGGAGCCCGGGGCTCCATCCTGGGATTCTCGGTGTCGCTGTCGAAGCGCACGAACTGCGTGTCGTCCACGTAGCCCACGGAGATGAAGCGGGGCTCCCCGCCGGGGCGGGACACGGAGGTGTCGAAATACCTCAGGGAGTGGGAGCCTGGGGAAGGGAGCCACTGAGACCACCCAACCAGGTCCCAGGTTGACTACCCAGGAGGAGAGGAGCGGGGTCCAGAGACGCTAAGGGGGCGGTGGGAGCAGAAAGGCAGGACATAGGGGCGGGAGGGTCGGGAAGAACCATGCTATGCAGGGGAGGGTCTGGGATGGGCGCGGAGGGGAAGCACCTTCCCCAGGTCCTGAGTGCTCACCAGATGGTTCCCTCGCTCCTCCCACCTGGAGGCTATTTCCCTCCCAATCCTGTGCTCACCCGCCCAAGTGTCCCTCAGGGCCAAGGACCCcaagagcaggaggagcagcatTGGGGGCTCCAGCACCCTCGTCCTGCAGCTCTGTGGAGATTCTGCGACTTGGAGTGGGCGAGAGGGGGGAGGTCCCTGTGGACTTTAAAATTCAAACCGCAGTGACAAAGATTGGCTTCTTTAGGAGAAGACGACATGGGAGTGAGAACTGTGGACCAGTCAGGAGTGTCCAGGCAGAATGACCTGGCTCTGGTTGGGAGGAGAAAAGTGAAACTCCCTGGAGACAGGGATTCTCAGCGCTCCCTGTCCACACCCCAAGCACAGCTCTAGACCCTGAGAGCCATGCCCAGGGCTGGGAGTTTGCCCTGAACCCTCCTCCTTACTAATCATTCTTTGTCTCACCATCCCTTGATTTCTGCCTCAGGGTGTAAAATCAGCAGTTCTCAATCGTTTTGGTTTCAGGATCTTTATATGCTCTTAGAAAGTAATGTGCACTCCAGAGATAGTTAGATTTATGTGGGTTATGTCTATCAATATTTGCCATATTAGAAGTGAATGCCattttccagatattttattCCTCCTGAATATTAATAACTGATTGCATGTTAAATAATTGCATGAAAAATGTGCGGCACTCTTTGAAACAGtagtttcaaagaaaaataacttttcccaaattaaaatatttcttaggaaaaatggatcattttactttttacaattttatttgtcaTCAGAGAATGCTAGATATTCATATTTTCTGCATTTAACTTGTGACTTtggttgaaacaaaaaaaaatgtagcctcacacaaatatttataagcGGAATGCTTTTAATAACGTTTCCAGTATTCATCTTTGATACTACACTAAAATGATACGAGTGTTAGCTTCTTAAAAGTTCTTTTCCACAAGAACAATAAAATACTGTCATTGAATAGTCCATATTTTATCCATTAAAGTCTGTGGATGTGTCTTGTACATTGAATTGGTCTTGTGCTAatacatgatattttttaaagtcatgcaTTGTTGG from Ictidomys tridecemlineatus isolate mIctTri1 chromosome 8, mIctTri1.hap1, whole genome shotgun sequence carries:
- the LOC101958851 gene encoding LOW QUALITY PROTEIN: class I histocompatibility antigen, Gogo-B*0102 alpha chain (The sequence of the model RefSeq protein was modified relative to this genomic sequence to represent the inferred CDS: inserted 3 bases in 2 codons) — its product is MVVGHLNLKIWRRREGPPQNPGEMLGGHLGSYSSQVCSSPLWSSATATPTLDPLLHGCQLCSQLPAHSPLLLQQLLPNQDIQVDNACCRMTGVGLEKTMTLENNKWDPQNPRIRDESWALHFEAQAFSSLLSLILPAPQHFPQGPPPSRPLQVAESPQSCRTRVLEPPMLLLLLLGSLALRDTWAGSHSLRYFDTSVSRPGGEPRFISVGYVDDTQFVRFDSDTENPRMEPRAPWMEKVVPKYWERETQTAKDNAQSDLVSLNNLPGYYNQSAGGSHTYQRIYGCDMGTDGRLXRGYSQYAYDGADYIALNDDLRSWTAADKAAQITQRKWEAAGVAQSLRAYLEGDCLKCLAGYLEKGKESLQRTDPPETHVTHHPIPEGDVTLRCWALGFYPKEITLTWHQDGEDQTQDMELVETRPAGDGTFQKWAAVVVPAGEEQRYTCHVHHKGLPEPLILRWEPPPQATIPILGIVAGVILLGAXLSLELWSLLSCGRRKTGVKPDTYAPAACNDSSQDLMCLSLVKKYFLSTE